GGCTGTTGCCCGCATCAAACAAGGAGTGCAGGACAAGCTTTACATGGGAAATATGGATTCACAACGCGACTGGGGTTATGCAAAGGACTATGTAGAGTGTATGTGGATGATTCTTCAACACGATACTCCTGAAGATTTCGTGATTGCAACTGGAGAGATGCATACCGTACGTGAATTCTGTACGCTTGCTTTCAAAGAAGCTGGAATTGAGATTCGCTGGGAAGGCAAGGGAGTTGATGAAAAAGGTATTGACGTAGCTACCGGACGTGTATTAGTAGAAGTGGATCCTAAATATTTCCGTCCGTCAGAAGTTGAACAATTATTGGGCGACCCAACAAAAGCAAGAACATTACTTGGCTGGAATCCTACCCAGACTTCATTCCCTGAACTGGTAAAGATCATGGTACAACATGATATGGAAAAGGTTAAAAAGATGATCGCAAATAAATAATGATGGAAAAGAATGCAAAGATATTTGTAGCCGGTCACCGCGGATTAGTAGGGTCGGCTATTCTAAATAATCTGAAGAAAAAAGGATATACCAATTTCGTTCTTCGCACACACAAGGAGCTTGATTTATGTAATCAGGCTGCTGTAACGGAGTTCTTTGATGAGGAAAAACCGGAATATGTATTTCTGGCTGCCGCACACGTGGGCGGCATTGTGGCAAACAGCCTTTACAGAGCTGACTTTATTTACCGCAACCTCGAAATTCAGAATAATGTAATTTACAATGCTTACCGCACAGGAGTTAAGAAACTGTTATTCCTTGGAAGCACTTGTATTTATCCGGGTAATGCTCCTCAGCCAATGAAGGAAGATTGCCTGCTTACTTCTGAGCTTGAATATACGAATGAGCCGTATGCTTTGTCCAAAATTGCCGGACTAAAGATGTGTGAAAGCTTTAACTTACAGTATAATACAAACTATATTGCAGTTATGCCTACCAATCTTTATGGCCCGAATGATAATTTCAATCTGGAACGCAGCCATGTATTGCCAGCCTTAATCAGAAAAGCTCACCTTGGAAAGCAACTTATGACCGGTAACTGGGACGAGATCCGCAAGGATTTTAATACTGCTCCGGTAGAAGGTGTAGATGGAAATGCCAGTCAGGAAGAGATTCTTGCAAAACTAAACAAATACGGCATTACTCTGTCTGAAGACGGAAAAGTGAATGTTGAGATTTGGGGAACGGGTGCTCCCCTACGCGAATTCCTTTGGAGCGAAGATATGGCCGATGCTTGTGTATTCGTTATGGAGAATGTTGATTTTGCCGACCTTAGAGGAAACAGCAAGGAAGTGCGCAACTGCCACATTAATATAGGAACAGGAAAAGAACTTTCTATTAAACAGCTTGCTTATCTGGTTGCTGAGAAAGTTGGTTTCGCCGGTAATATTGTTTTCAATGCCGACAAACCGGACGGAACTATGCGTAAGCTGACTGATCCTTCCAAACTTCACAGTCTGGGATGGACTCACAAGGTGGAACTTGAAGAGGGTGTTTCAATGATCTATGACTGGTATAAAAACAAGTAAATACAAATAAAATAAGAAAATAGACCGACGATACTGATAGAGTAGTATCAGTATCACATTGATTAATAGATATAGGTAATAGGGCATGTGATATGTCCTATTTTTTTTGTACACTGGCTATCAGCTATTTGCCTGCAATTTATTCCTTAGAATAGTTTCCAGAACCTCCTCTTTATATGTTCTAGATACGGGAATCTTATATTTTCCAATCCCAAGCATATTCCCTTCTACAATAGAAACTTTCTCTGCATTAACTATAAACGATTTATGAGTCTGGATAAACAGATTTTCCGGAAGGTTTTCAAGAATAAGCTTCAGGGTTGAGTGAGTGATTATTTTTCCTAGCTCAGTCTGTATAGAAACATAGTTCTCAACCCCTTCGATATACAGTATATCTTTGAAAAAGATCTTCTCAAACTTCTGGTTTACCTTTACAAAGAAATAATCGGATGCAGAAGATAGTGATTGCTGACTCTTTATTAAATCATACACCTTATTTACAGCTTTGAGAAATCGCTCAAAAGATATTGGTTTTAGCAGATAATCTACCACTTCCAGGTCGTATCCTTTTATGGCATACTGTTCATACGCACTGGTAATGATTACTTTCGGAGGATTAACAAGAGAGGAAAGTAAATCTAGTCCCGACATATATGGCATCTCTATATCAAGAAACAGCAAATCAACCGACTGAGTTTTCAGGACATTATTCAACTGTATTGCATCTTCGCACACTCCTACCAGCTCCAGAAAGTCCAGTTTTTCAACGTAACTCTGTAGCCCTTTCCTTGCCATAGGTTCATCATCTGTAATAATACATTTCAGTTTCATTCTACAGTTCAATTATTAGTTTAGCAACGTATACATCATTTGCTTTTGAAGTCGACAGGTTGTATTTATCCGGATACAGAATATCAAGTCTCTTTTTCAGATTGTCGAGCCCTACGCCTCCTTTTTTAGATTTTTGCTCTATGGCATGAGGAATTGCGTTACTCACTTCAAAAATCAGACGATTCATTTCCAACCGTGCGCTTATCTTTATCCAATACTCACCGCCAACGTATTTAAATGCATTTTCAATTAACGGAAACAAAAGCAATGGATGTATTTTCTGATTTCTGAGCTGAGGATCAAAGGCAACATCAAGCTGAAGAGAATCTTTCATCCTTGTTTTCTGAAAATCAATATATGTATTTATAAAATTGAATTCCTGCTCAATATAAACCGGATGATTTACATCATAAAGCTGATAGCGAAGCAGTTCCGACAATTTCTCTATTGTTTTACGAGGTGTTTCATTGGTTTCATCTATCTGAAAATAAATTGTATTGAGCGCATTAAACAAGAAATGAGGATGAAACTGAGCTTTCAGGAATTTCAGTTCCGTTTCTATCTGCATGTTTTTAACCTGCTGAGTCTGTAGTTTTTCAGCCACATAAGCATCCAGAATCTGCTTTCCCCGAAAAACGGAATAAACAATTATCAGGAAAAGAGAAAAAATGACTGTAGCAATAACAAAATCGTCGATTCCCGGAGGATCATTGGTAAAATAATGAATTACTACCAGACTGGGATTCACTATCACAACCCCGATGAGCCATATATACAAATACTCCAATAAGAGTTTGTTAAAGCTAAGTTTGCCGGTTTTACGACTACTTCTTTTAAGGAAAATATAAATTATCAGCTGGAAAATATACGCAATAATAATGGCAGAAGCAAACTCTATCAGATTAAACACAATAGGTCTTTCCCAGAATTTATATCCTGTTGGAGTATCGCTCACCAGCCTAATGCCAGTCATCACCACCAATGCAAAAATTGTGGGGAAAATCCAGAACCAAAAACTATTTCTTTTCATCTTTATTGATTAAGGCCACTGTTTACACTACAAATTTATTCTTTTTGAATCAATAGAGTCGCTTTTTTTCTTAATTTCTTTCGCCTCAGATCCTTTTCTGAATCTATAGGTAAAGGAGATTCCTACAGCACAACGGTCGTTCCTTTCATTTACCTTTGCCATATTTCCATTAAATAGTCCGTTTATCTTAGTAACGTATGAGTTAAAGATGTCATTCGAATAAATACTGAGCGTGACATTTCCCTTGAATAATTTCTTTTGAATGGCCGCCGAAACTTTCCACATAGGGGAAACATTGATTTGTCCCATAGCCATTTTCCCGTTATAAAAGCCCGATAGCTCTGCCGACCACTCCTTTGGCAAGGTGATTCTGTTGCTCATATTAATAAGGAAAGTAGTATAACCGTTCTTCAATGGAACATTATCTTCAACCCACTTATAGCTGTTTCTGGTCAGAGCCATATACACATTCGAGTTCCAGAATTTGCTCAAAGTAAATTGCCCAACGCTCATCCGCAAGCCATAAGAATTATAGCTGGCCATATTGGTTGGCATCACATAAACCCGTTTACTATTTTCCTTTACCATATAAGATTTTACAATGGCCTGCTCAATGTTACTGTAGAACATGCTGACTGAATAATTCTTCCTTATTATATATGAGAGATCTATATTATTGGAAAACTGAGGTTTCAGGGCTGTGTTTCCCTGTTCGTAAGTATAGGCATCAAAAATATAGATAAACGGATTCAGATCGCGGTAATTGGGACGATTTATTCTTCGCCCATAAGTCAAGGCTATAATATCTGAGTTTTTAAGACTATAGGTTAAAGATGCCGTTGGAAACAGATCTGTGTATGACACTCTGAACAAAGAATCTTTTCTCTCTTGATTGCCAAGCTGATGCCCCTTTATATTTGTATTTTCTATGCGCAATCCGGCCTCCAGATGAAACTGATTTCTTGAAATCTTACTACTGACATACGCAGCATTTACGTTCTCTTTATAAAGGAACTTACAGTTTAATCCATAGTCGGGCAGCCATTCCTGGCCAACTTTATTGTTATATTCAGACGAATTATCTACGTCAACAAACGTAGTTTTCAGCCCGCTTTCAAAAGATAACTTATCTGAGACCGGATAAGAAATATCTGTCTGAGCAGAAAACACCCCGATAGTTCCATCCTTAAACCCCTTCGACAGACTTTGAGACGAGAAGCCCCCGGCTGCTTTGGCAAACAAATCGTTGTGCAACTGATCTTCCTCTACAGAATAATGAAGATAATCAGCTGAGACACAGAGTTCTTTTCCAATACTGTCTATTTTATGTGTCATACTTAAGCCGGATCTGAAATTATATCTCTTATCCCGATTGTTTGTTGACGAGCGAAGAGTTGAATCGCTCTTGCTTATATCTGTATAGAACCGGGAATTTATGCCGCCATCTTCCACCCTGCTGGCACCATAACCGCTGGCAGACAGTTCAAAGGTTGTTTTTGGAGATGCAAAATAATGAACGCCTCCATTAAAATAGTGGTTATCGTCAGCTCGTTTACGGTAAGAATCCTGACCGAACATGGTGCTTAATCCGGCAGCTGAGCGGTCAAACTCTCTGGAAATCTTTAAATCAACAAAATCGTGTCCGGTATAGTAGCCGTACATGCCAAACACGTTGAACTTTCCATTGCGATGATTAAACGAAATATTATTGTTTGCCCTGCCATACTTGCCTTGATCATAGCTGGAATTCAGCGTCATATTGAAACCCATCAGCTTAGCCCTCCTGGTTCTGATGTTTATTATACCGGAGTTTCCGCTTGCATCATATTTTGCAGACGGGTTGGCCACAAGTTCTACCTTTTCGAGCGAGGAAACCGGGGTGGACTTTAAATAATTTACAAGCTCGGTTCCTTCCAGATAAGAGATTTTTCCGTCAATCAATACCTTTGCACCACTTTTTCCATTTAATGAAACGGCGCCATTATTGCTGATAACCACTCCCGGAAGATTCTGCATCACAGTAAATGCATTTCCACCGGAATTCAGAACAAACGATTCCAGATTGATAACTGTCTTGTCGGCCATAATCTCCACCGCGGGATTTTTGGCAGTTATTACAATATCGCCCAGACTTTTTGCTTCCACTTCCATAAGAACCGGAGTAAGAAACACCGATTTATCTGCTTGCACAAGTGTATTCCTCGTTTCTTTCTTATACCCAAGCATGGAAACCTGAACAAGATAACGCCCGGCATTTACTTGTTTGAATATAAAAGTTCCATTTTTATCACTGGCTGTTGCCTTTACAAAAGAGGAATCTTTCTGAGCCAACAAAACAACCTGAGCGCCTTCCAGCGGAAGTTTGTTGTCGGCCAGAATTTTACCAGTCACCACACCGTTTGTTTCAGCACCCGAAACGGTGAAAGACAGAAAAATATTTAGTAAGATAAACAGATTAATTAGTTTGCACATAATTGTTTTTCATTTAATTCTGTACAAATCTAGAATAGTTTCTGATAGTAATAAAATTCTTTTGACCACCTACACTATATCGTTGACGAAATGCAAGTCTTACGTAAAAGGAGCAATACGGTGCGGTTTCAGAGATCACTATATCTTTTTCATAAACTCAGGCGGGGTTTCTTTATTCTCTCTAATCAGGAATAAAAAAGCAGGCGGGATGTTTTATTTTTCCTGTACAAAAGAATGAATTGTTTTGTACAAAAGAAAACATTCTTCTGTACAGAAGATTACATTCTTTTGTACAAGGATTTATTTACGTCTCGCCTGCTTATGAGAAAACCAAACGAGAGAATTCTTTTTCCCGACCGGAGGCTAAAGAAAAAACCCTTTCATCTGTACTGATACAGATAAAAGGGCTTTCATATTATTGAATCTTTTTTAATTTTCTATGACCGGCTCACCTGAAGTCCTTTATCTGAAAGGCTCATTTCAACGAAGCGAGCATTAGGATTTGGCTGATGTTCTGCGAGAATATCACGAATACGCAATGCCGCTTTCGGATCTTTTGCAATGATATACAAATATCCTCCGCCACCTGCGCCCGGCAATTTATATCCCAAAGTGTAATCTTTGATAAGATCAATGATTGCTTCAACAGCAGGCGGGTTTGTACCGGAATCCAAAGCTTTGTTCTGAGTCCAGGTCTTGCCTACCAATTTTGCAGTTTCCTCAAAATTTCCTCGTTGA
This genomic interval from uncultured Bacteroides sp. contains the following:
- a CDS encoding LytTR family DNA-binding domain-containing protein; translation: MKLKCIITDDEPMARKGLQSYVEKLDFLELVGVCEDAIQLNNVLKTQSVDLLFLDIEMPYMSGLDLLSSLVNPPKVIITSAYEQYAIKGYDLEVVDYLLKPISFERFLKAVNKVYDLIKSQQSLSSASDYFFVKVNQKFEKIFFKDILYIEGVENYVSIQTELGKIITHSTLKLILENLPENLFIQTHKSFIVNAEKVSIVEGNMLGIGKYKIPVSRTYKEEVLETILRNKLQANS
- a CDS encoding histidine kinase — translated: MKRNSFWFWIFPTIFALVVMTGIRLVSDTPTGYKFWERPIVFNLIEFASAIIIAYIFQLIIYIFLKRSSRKTGKLSFNKLLLEYLYIWLIGVVIVNPSLVVIHYFTNDPPGIDDFVIATVIFSLFLIIVYSVFRGKQILDAYVAEKLQTQQVKNMQIETELKFLKAQFHPHFLFNALNTIYFQIDETNETPRKTIEKLSELLRYQLYDVNHPVYIEQEFNFINTYIDFQKTRMKDSLQLDVAFDPQLRNQKIHPLLLFPLIENAFKYVGGEYWIKISARLEMNRLIFEVSNAIPHAIEQKSKKGGVGLDNLKKRLDILYPDKYNLSTSKANDVYVAKLIIEL
- a CDS encoding GDP-L-fucose synthase, whose protein sequence is MEKNAKIFVAGHRGLVGSAILNNLKKKGYTNFVLRTHKELDLCNQAAVTEFFDEEKPEYVFLAAAHVGGIVANSLYRADFIYRNLEIQNNVIYNAYRTGVKKLLFLGSTCIYPGNAPQPMKEDCLLTSELEYTNEPYALSKIAGLKMCESFNLQYNTNYIAVMPTNLYGPNDNFNLERSHVLPALIRKAHLGKQLMTGNWDEIRKDFNTAPVEGVDGNASQEEILAKLNKYGITLSEDGKVNVEIWGTGAPLREFLWSEDMADACVFVMENVDFADLRGNSKEVRNCHINIGTGKELSIKQLAYLVAEKVGFAGNIVFNADKPDGTMRKLTDPSKLHSLGWTHKVELEEGVSMIYDWYKNK
- a CDS encoding outer membrane beta-barrel protein, which translates into the protein MCKLINLFILLNIFLSFTVSGAETNGVVTGKILADNKLPLEGAQVVLLAQKDSSFVKATASDKNGTFIFKQVNAGRYLVQVSMLGYKKETRNTLVQADKSVFLTPVLMEVEAKSLGDIVITAKNPAVEIMADKTVINLESFVLNSGGNAFTVMQNLPGVVISNNGAVSLNGKSGAKVLIDGKISYLEGTELVNYLKSTPVSSLEKVELVANPSAKYDASGNSGIINIRTRRAKLMGFNMTLNSSYDQGKYGRANNNISFNHRNGKFNVFGMYGYYTGHDFVDLKISREFDRSAAGLSTMFGQDSYRKRADDNHYFNGGVHYFASPKTTFELSASGYGASRVEDGGINSRFYTDISKSDSTLRSSTNNRDKRYNFRSGLSMTHKIDSIGKELCVSADYLHYSVEEDQLHNDLFAKAAGGFSSQSLSKGFKDGTIGVFSAQTDISYPVSDKLSFESGLKTTFVDVDNSSEYNNKVGQEWLPDYGLNCKFLYKENVNAAYVSSKISRNQFHLEAGLRIENTNIKGHQLGNQERKDSLFRVSYTDLFPTASLTYSLKNSDIIALTYGRRINRPNYRDLNPFIYIFDAYTYEQGNTALKPQFSNNIDLSYIIRKNYSVSMFYSNIEQAIVKSYMVKENSKRVYVMPTNMASYNSYGLRMSVGQFTLSKFWNSNVYMALTRNSYKWVEDNVPLKNGYTTFLINMSNRITLPKEWSAELSGFYNGKMAMGQINVSPMWKVSAAIQKKLFKGNVTLSIYSNDIFNSYVTKINGLFNGNMAKVNERNDRCAVGISFTYRFRKGSEAKEIKKKSDSIDSKRINL